The sequence below is a genomic window from Mycobacterium heidelbergense.
GGAAAAGCTTTACGAGGTCGGCGGGGTCGAAATGACACCGAAGGTGCGCAAACGCTTCCAGCAATACCTGGACGGCAATCCGCGCGGCAAGCACGGCCGCATCCGCTACGACCTGCAGCGGCACTTCGGCATCTCGGCCGGCGAACTGCGCGGGCGGTTTGACTTCTACTTCGACAGGTTCGACGTCCGCCCCGAGACCTAGCCCACCCGAACGGAAGAGACGTCAGCGATGACCACCGATGCGCAACGATTCGAACCGGTCTATCGGAGCAGGCCGGGCGCCGACGCCATGCGCCCGGCGGCCGCCGAGAAGGCCGAGCCGATCGCCCCGGGGCTCTGGTGCTCGCCGGGCCTGTCGAATGCCTACCTGCTGACCACCGACGAGGGCCGGGTGATCGTCAACACCGGCATGGGCTTCGAGGGCCCGGTGCATCGCGCCAACTTCGACGCCGTCGACACCTCACCGGTGCGCTACATCATCTTCACGCAGGGCCACGTGGACCACGTCGGCGGCCTGGACAGCGTGCGCGACCCCGATACCACGGTTGTCGCACAAGCGAACTGGACCACCTGGCGGGACGACAACGAACGCCTCATCCCGTACCGCGCCGCCCGCAGCGCGTTCGCCTTCAAAGACACCCTGGCGACGGGAATCCACGCCATTCAGCGGCGCCTGGGCATCACGCGGCTCCCCGGCCAGAGCGTTCCCGTCGTCGACGTCGACTTCGAGGACACCCTGACCCTGGATGTCGGCGGCCGGCGGATGGAGCTGATCTCGGTGCCCGGCGGCGAGACTACCGATTCGCTGGTGGTGTGGCTGCCGGAGGAGCGAATCTGCCTGTGCGGAAACACCTTCGGCCCGTTGTTCGGGCACATTCCCAACCTTGTCACCATCCGCGGC
It includes:
- a CDS encoding MBL fold metallo-hydrolase is translated as MTTDAQRFEPVYRSRPGADAMRPAAAEKAEPIAPGLWCSPGLSNAYLLTTDEGRVIVNTGMGFEGPVHRANFDAVDTSPVRYIIFTQGHVDHVGGLDSVRDPDTTVVAQANWTTWRDDNERLIPYRAARSAFAFKDTLATGIHAIQRRLGITRLPGQSVPVVDVDFEDTLTLDVGGRRMELISVPGGETTDSLVVWLPEERICLCGNTFGPLFGHIPNLVTIRGDRYRDALTAIASVERVRDLRPELLVTGHFDPIAGADRIDAELTRLRNAIQYIHDETVAGMNAGKDVRTLMREIALPPEYDVGQGYGKVAWDVRAIWENYSGWFHHRSTTELYPVGFDAIAADVVELAGADALVDRARAHLDAGRPLQAIHLAELVPRDHAGARDVLKAAHERLLAGSTNFWESAWLRRQLARNS